Genomic segment of Panicum virgatum strain AP13 chromosome 2K, P.virgatum_v5, whole genome shotgun sequence:
atgagcctaattaattcataatttgctacagtgatgctacagtagccattcgctaatcatggattaagatacctcattagattcgtctcgcagtttagccccaggattctgcagttagttttataattaacatttatttaatacttctaaatactaaaaaatcCCGGGGACTTTTTTGAAGACCCTATTCCAAAACACCCCCTAATATTGCTGATAGTGTTACAATTAATTTCCTATGTACTTCATATAGTGAATTTATATGAGCAGTTGGTCTATATTTAAATAGAGATATAAAAAGTGCATAAACCTAAAGTAAGTAAGAACTCGTGAGGCGCGAAGAAGGTTGTAGTGCATATACTAAAAATTAAAGGACTCACAATGGTGGCACGGGCTCGTGCCCCCCCTGTTGTAGAATTAGATAAATAAGCGACATGCTTCTACTATAAAAAGGATTAAATAAATCGATTCCATATACAACAAGCATGCTATTCAGACTACAACCATGTTTAAAAAACATATACATGAACAGGAGCATTTCTAAGGTCTGAAAACTGAGAACAGAGCTACTCAGGATCATGTACCCATTAAACATAGCAAGTAGATGAAGTAGGCAGATTAAAAACAAAACCATGATTGTTTTTCAATATTTGCTCTCAAATTAGCAGGTTACTGCTCTAGGCAGCCTTCTAGCGCCCAAAAGTGATCACTGATCCTTGACTAACGTGGCAGTCCTACTTACACAGGGTTCAGAACAATTCTTTCTTTTCAACCCAAGAACAAGCTATATTATCTGCAGTGGAAATATGCTCACAGAAATAACACTAGAGTTCTAGGAAAAAGAATCAGCAACTACAATAGATGGAAAAAGGAGTACTAAACCCTGAGACTGTCACGTTCTTGTCTCACTACACCCATTGGCAGAGCTACGTTGTGGCCAAAGGGGGCCATGCCCCTTGGCTATGCAAATTTTCCACTAGGTGAATAGTAATTTTGGTACTGTTCATCAGATTAGCAGCTTAATTACCACGTCCCCCCCCTGATTCAGTGTTCCAGCTCGGCCACTGACTACACTGCTTATCATCACAGAGCAATTTAATCCGCCAAGCCAAAACTAGCAGATTGCACAAAATGTATACTGTAAACCGGAAATGGGCAATAGGTAACTCACAACACGTAGATTGTCTACGTGGGAAGACAAGCTCAGCGAACACAAGGTTCTGTCCCAGAAAACCAATTCTGCCGCTCACGTCCGAGCCTGAACCAGCGGGAGGTTGACGGAGATACCGGAGCCGACGTTGATGCCAAGGGGAACGTCCTTAGCAACAACCCGAGAAGTAGAGGAACACCGCGCAGCAAGGGGCCCAAAAAATAGGCCATGGTCGACAGCGATCTGAACAGGACTGCATTGCACCACACAGGCGCAAGAACAGCAGCAGCCTCCAACTGCGCACGCACGTGTGTGCGTCGCAGAATCACCACCACCAGGCACCGGCAAACCATGCCGGAACCAGGCGGAACTTCGCTGGAGATGTGGAGAACAGAGAGGAGGGGAGTAGTATGTGTTGCTCTGCTTCTGAGAGTGAGGGATTTCGATCTGATTTATaagccgagagagagagagagagagagagagagagagagagagagagagagctaggGCGGACGGGCAGTTGGCCGCCGCCAGGAACGTCATCCGCTCGGCCTCCCACTTCTCCGCCTCTCTGGTTGACCCAACAAAACAAAGGGATAAAGATTACAGGGAGTCCACACTCCCCTTTTATCtctttccatttttcttttgtgtttccattcttttatttttccaaTTAGGAAATAAAGGGAAAAACCCCATAATGGACaaccccccccctccccccatccCTCCCACAAAAAACAGCCATGGTTGAAGAAaaggagggagaagaaaaagagaggagcgagaaggaagaagaaggggcaaGATGAGCCCCTCAACCTTCTAGATCTGCTCGTGCATGTTGCAGTACGTAGTTGTGCATGTAAAGATGATCATGTTAATTTTAAAGTGTTAAAATTAGTGCGTGCATCTATTACTATCTGTCCACTTATTAGGATTTTTTGCTGAATTATGTTGGTATATGTAGAAGTTATGGCAAGAGCTGCAATGTTTGGATCCCCAATTGAATTTTGGAAGCTAGATTTTAGAATCAAGAGAGATCCAGGGCCTAAATCAACATGCAGTGCCGTGCAGCCACACACACCTTGCGAGTGTAACAAAAAACAACCAACCCACAGTGAAAAAACAAACAACCACATAAAAGAGAAGTACAACAGGGCCGGGACAACCACATAAGCTTGTTTGATTCATTCAACTCCGAACCATTCGATGTGAATACCAAGGCTGACGATCTTAAGAATTTGGATTCGGCATGGATTCGACTGGAAGATTCGCTACAGAAACTATTGAATCTGAATTCAACTTCCCAAGCTGAAGGGGGGAGAAAGTCAGAGCCAGCCGAAAGGGGGGTGTGGAGCCTGGTAGGGACACCTGGCGGAGATCGGGAGGGGGGATGCCGATTGTTCGGCCGATCGCTTGCGGACCTCTAAAACCACTCGTGGAGACCGGTAGTGGAGGAGCGCTAGATTTGGGTGCCCAAGCCCGCCCTACTATGGGCGAAGGGCTACTCAATCCGGCCCGAGGAGATCAGAAGGGAGGGGTGGCGGGCGCGTAGGGTTCGCAGAGTTGATCCACTGCCGCCACTCTCCAAAACCTACGCTCAGGCCACGGACCCGGGATTCGTGGGTGGGGAGGAGTCAAAGATGGATCGTGGAGACAACTATGGGGGAGGTCAGAGAAGGGGGTTCGGGGAAGATCGACGTGGAGGGCGGTTCCAAGAGGAGGGTGACCGGCGCATGGGGCGATTCCATGGTGAGGAAGACCGGGAAGCAAGGCGCGAGGAAGAACTCCGCTGTGAATGGCAACTCAGGGATAGGATGGCCAGGAATCGCAAGATTTACATGATGGGTGATCCTCGTGGGTTCAGAGACGGCGACCAGGCTGGTAAGAGGAGAGCTATGGAGCCTTCGGAGCTGGATCGGGACAACTATCAAAACAGTCAAAGAGTAAGATTTCAACAAACTCAATCTGCTTCGCACATCTCTGTTTTGGATAGGATTGTGGGGAATCGCTGGGAGCAAAATGAGAAGAGTGAACTGGTCTCAAACAAAAATGCAGCTGAATCGAGCAGGAATGGGGTGTGCTTCAGATGTAGACAGGAAGGCCACCATCAGGCCAATTGTACCAATCCTCCATTCTGCTTCAATTGCAAATACATTGGGCACATGGCTGCTAAATGTCTCAACAACAAAGAATGTTCGATGCGTTTGCTTGGATTTGGGTTTCCTGAGCAAGGTTATTACTGTCTGAAAATCCCAGGTGCTGCGAAGCAACAAACAAATGATCAGATTGGTTTGATTCAAGTACAAAGTGGGGATGCTGACGCTGATAAGATTGAAAGGGAGCTAAAGAACCTGATTGACAACAAATGGGCCTGGAAGGTGAGGCAGCTATCTGAGATGTCATATCTAGCTTCATTCCCAAACAAAATGATAATGGATACCTTCTCTCGATCTAAAAGTATGGTACCGGCCTTATACAACATCACTGTCTCTATCACTCACTCTAATCTGGATATTAAAGCTTCAGTTGTCCTTCACACTGGTTGGGTGCAGCTTCACAATGTGCCTGACCCTGCAAGAAACTCTGAAGCTGTGACCCTAATAGCTGAACTAGCTGGAGAAGTGATGGGCGTAGATGAAGTGTCTCTCATCAAAGCTGGCCCGATTAGAGTTAAGCTAAGAGTCAGAGAACTGGCCAGGGTCAAAGGGCACATTGAAATATTCATAGAGGGGGTTGGCTATGAAATCAAGTTTCTACCTGAGCAAGTCAAAAGCAAGAAGACTGAACCCAGGGACCCATCCCCACCACCCAAACCTGATGACAATGATTCTTCTGAGGAGGATGATGAAGCTGATGGCCTCTCAGATTTTGAAGGTAAAGTCAATCGAGCCCTGGGGGGATCTGCCAACATACCAAAAGCTAAAGGTCATACAGCTGGTAGGGGGTGGCAATAAGCAGCAAGATTCCCAGGAGGATGGCAATGAAGTTGATAGCTCTGAAAATTTGGAAACTCAGGTCCTGGGGGAGAGAAAGTGCTGGAGGCCATACCACTGGACATCTATGATCCTACCACTGAAATGCTAAAACACTCTGCTGACCCTGATGGACAATTATCTCAAGAAAACACAGGTTCTATTGAGCTGTTGCAAGGGTTTGATTTGAGTGGGAGGGAGAACCCTCCTTCTAGTCACATTGTAGTACATACTGAAGGTGGGGGTTTCACATTCATGGCTCAAGAGAAATGGCCAGTTCTGACTTTCAATTAGGAGAAGGGGCACCTGGAAGGGAAAGTACAAGACCCAATAACTGGTGTGCTGGAGATGAGTTTCCAAGATTCCCTTGGAGGGGGAGAAATTGTGGAAGGAAAGGCAACTACTGAGGAAACACCAACCTTGCTGATCCAGGAAGACAGAGAGGAATGGGAGGTTGTCCAGTCTTAcaagaaaaaacaaaataagAGAAGGCATGTTCCAGCTTTGGCTACAAGAAAAAGCGCCAGGACTTCAAGCCCAAGGGAGCAGACTCTGCCGCGAGCCTACACGACAGGTAACACTAGCCTTCCTACATCTAGTTTCTCTATTCTCAATACATGTGATGAGGAAGACCTTGAAAATATTGTTGTTCAGTGTGATGTTATTCTGGGGGTGGGGGCTGAAACTGAAATTTCTGAGTCTATTTCTGCAATGGTGTTGAAGGAAATGGACAGGGCTGCAGTTGCAGAGGCAGCATATAAGTGCCAGCTGGAAAAGAAACTTAGAGAAAACCACAGTTTGGAGGGGGAGAACTTAAGCTTGGATACAATTGACAATGAGCAGAGGGATACTGGACCAAAGAGCCAAGGTTGTGAACTTGTAGGTGGAAATAAGGAGGATAATGAAGAGTCAAGCTCAGGAAAGGGGGGAGCTGTTACAGGACCCAGAGGTGCAGGCAACCTTGGGGTTGGCTCAGGAGAGGGGGGCAATATTGCTAGGAAACACCTACCTAGACAAAAGGGAAGCAAATTGAGTAGGGAACTCAAACGCATTAGTATAAAAATGAAAGCACTTATCTGGAATGTGAGAGGCTTGGGGCAGAAATCAAGAGTTAGACAATTGCGGGAGCTAATTCAGAGTGAGCAAGCAGACATAGTTGGCTTGCAGGAAACCATCAAACAAGATTTTACTGATGCTGAATTAGAAAGTTTGGCATCGGGGGGTTTATTTAGCTGGCAATGGGCTCCATCACATGGTCACTCAGGTGGGATCTTGCTAGGAGTCAAACAAGACATTCTGCAGGTGGAGAACTGGGAAAGGGAAGAGTACTATGTGGGAGTAACTATCAGGCACAAATTGTTGAATGTTAGATGGGACTTTATCACAGTTTATGGCCCTGCTTGTCATGATCACTCGGGCTCCTTTCTGGATAGTATGGCCAAAAGATGTGAAAACCAGCTTTTACCATTTCTGCTGGGGGGATTTCAACTTGATCAGGTATCATTcagacaaaaatattggtgtgGGGGATGAAAAGATCATGACCATGTTTAATGACTTCATTGAGAAGTTTGATCTGAAGGAAATTCACAGGAGTGGGGGGAAGTACACCTGGACCAACAAACAGGAAAAACCCTATTATGAGCAATCTTGATAGAGTGTTGGTGAGCACGGATTTGGAGGAGAAGTTCCCCCTATCTACCTTAGCATCTCTTACCAGAGTAGGCTCAGACCATAACCCAATGGTATTGGACACAGGTGAACTCCTGCAGGAGCGGTCCAGACAGTTCCATTTTGAGAAACAGTGGTGTCTGGAAGAGAATTTATTAGAGATGGTTAGCACAAAATGGGAGGAATGCAAACTGAAGTGGCCAAATCAAGCCTACTCTATGAACAAGTGGCGTGGGGGCCTGTGCAATTTAAGACAACACTTAAAGGTCTGGGGGGATAACCTCCAGGGCAGCTATAAGAGAGAAAAAAGAGCTTTTGACCAAAATCCAAGACATAGACAAAGTGAATTGTGAAGATAATTTGGGGGCGTCCTTCTATTCCCAGAGGGCGGGATTAGAAGATGAGCTTGAAAAGCTAATGGAGATGGAAGAAATATATTGGCAACAAAGAGGGGGGGAAATGGGTTCTAAAAGGGGACTCAAacaatgattttttttcatctGGTTGCCAATGGGAGAAGGAGGAAAAAATCTATCCTTTCTCTGGAACAAGAGGGTAATGTGACTACAGACCCAAAGGAAATTCAAAACATAATATATGCACACTACAAATAACTTTTCGGCAAGAGCCCCACAAGAACGGTTCACCTGAGTGAAGGGGCGTGGGCTTGTGAGGGGAGATTGTCGGGAGAGGACAATGTGGAACTAACAAAACCTTTTAGCGAGGCAGAAGTTCGTGAGGCGATTTTTGCTATGAGAGAAAATACTGCTCCTGGCCCAGATGGTTTCAGTGTTACTTTTTACCAAACATGCTGGGACACCATTAAGGGGGTGTTTATGGAGATGATTAATGACTTCTACATGGGGTCGTTATATATTGCCAGGCTCAACTATGGAGTGATAACCCTGGTACCCAAAGTAATGGATGCCAATAATGTTAGACTCTTTAGACCGATTTGCCTTCTGAACGTCAGTTTCAAGATTTTCACCAAGCTACTTGTGGATAGGCTAGCAAAGGTTGCTCACAAAATCGTATCTCCCTGCCAAACAACTTTTATCAAAGGCAGATACATCCTGGATGGGGCTGTGATGCTTCATGAGATAGTTCATGAACTCCAAAGTAAAAATATGTGGGGGGTGATTTTCAAGATTGACTTTGAGAAAGCCTATGACGGTGTCTCTTGGGACTTTGTGGAAGAAGTTCTACGAAGGAAGGGCTTTGATCCCAAACTGAAGAATTGGGTAAGGAGCACaatcaagggggggggggggagtgtgCGTGAACATAAATGGAGAGAATGGGCCTTACTTCAAGACTCACAAAGGTCTTAGGCAGGGGGATCCACTTTCCCCTTTACTCTTTAACCTGGCAGCTGATGCACTGGCACACATGATGAAGAAAGCAAAGGAGGCTGGTCTCATCTTGGGGGTGGTTCCGCACTTGGCCCCGGGGGGGGTTACTCACCTGCAATATGCCGATGATACTGTTATCATGATAGAGGGGGACCTCAATTCAGCTGGAAACATGAAGTTTCTGCTCTATTGCTTTGAATGGATGTCGGGTCTCAAAATCAACTATCACAAGAGTAAAATGATCGCTTTTGGCATGGAGAAAGTCGAAAAACAGAACTTAGCTAATCTGCTGAACTGCAATATTGGCAAAATGCTCCTAAAATACCTAGGGTTCcctattagagcatctccaagagttccctATTCCTCTTCCCCATccttattttttagaaaaagacaaaaaaaaatagtcTTCAATGGTTCCCCATCTTAATTCCCCATCTCTTAACAATTGGCAAATTGATCTCCCATGTGCGTAAAAATACGCGCTTCTTCCGACTCCCGATCGCCCTCCCTAGCGCCGTTTTTTGTCACGCGGTTTCTTCCTCGCGGTGCCACTGCTTCGCGCCATCGTCGTTAAGAACAAGCtgcgccgctgctgccaccGTCGAGATCCCATCCGTTCTTTTTGTTTTTCCCCATGTTGTTTTTCCCCGTGTTCtgtggccgccgccaccgtcgtaGGTCTGCGCCTGGCGGCCCTGCCTTGACCGCGCCTTGGCCTGGCTGGCGTGATGTGCGGTTCCTGGCCTGCGCTTTGGCCCGGCGTGGCCTGCGTATGGCTTGACCGGCGGCAGTTCATGTGTCTGCCTTGCACGCTTGCCGTCGTTGGCCTTGCACCTAGCCTAGCCGGTGGTCTGCCTGTCCGCCGGCATGCTGCATGCCCTGTGCCCGTGTATGGCCTGGCATCGGCAGCAGCTGCCTTCAATGACgaggggcggcggtggcaagTGCTGGCACCAGTCATGGAGGGGCGTCTGCCACCAGGGAGGGTCGGCGGGCGGCAGGATGCAGGCGGCGGCCGGAAGAGGAGGCGCGCGATGATATGTTTCGGGGAACACGATATTTCCCACGGGATTATCACGTGGGATCACAATTTCTCAGTTTTTAGGAGTAAAAATGAAGAACTATTGGAGAtggactttttttttccttcccatATCTATTCGGGGAGTTGCCAAACAATAAGATTTGGGGAAAAAATATGAggaactattggagatgctcttagcagTAAAAATATAGGAGTGGGGGGTTTCAAAAGCATTGTGGATAAGATGAGGAAAAAGCTCCAACCATGGAAGGGGAAGCACTTGTCGTCAGGCGGGAGGCTAATCTTGACAAATTCTTCCCTAAGCAGTATGCCTAACTTCATGATGGGGATGTTCTTGCTACAAGATGGGATGCATAAACAGATGGACACGATTAGGAGCCAATTCTTTTGGAGGGGGGACTGTGAAAAGTTTAGATATCATATGGTTAAATGGGAGAATGCCTGCCTTCCTAGAGATTTTGGAGGACTAGGGATTATTAATACAAAAAACTTCAATGAATCTATCCTGATGAAATGGGTCTGGTGGTTATATAATTGCGAAGAGAACGACCTTTGCTGCCAGCTGCTCAAACGAAAGTATCTAAATAAGAAACCTATTCTCAGCCTCAAATGGAACCGGGGCTCACAGTTTTGGCGAGGGGTCAACAAGATCAAGCACGGCTTTAGTTGGGGGGCAGTGTTTGAAGTGAAGAATGGTAAATCAGTCAGATTCTGGGATGATGTCTGGGAGGGGGACACCCCTCTAAGGATCACTTATCCCAGACTTTATGACCTTAGCAATGATAAAACCCATTTGGTCAGGGACCTCCTTAAAGATGGGGACTGGCACCTTAATTTCAGAAGATCTTTGAGTGAGTCAGAAATGGAGACGTGGGAAGATCTAATGAACCGACTGGAAGGAGTTCTGCTGAACAATGAACCCGACAAAGTTAGATGGGccctggagaagtccggaatgtTCACGACGAGATCCATGTATAGGTGGTTCATGCATAGGGGGGTTGTTAACAAACGTATGAGACGGGTTTGGAAGTGCAAACTCCCAATGAAACTGAAGGTCTTCCTTTGGCTTGTCTATCACGATAGGCTCCAAACAGGGGCCGAGCTGAAAAAAAAGGAAGTGGAAAGGGGAAGCTAACTGCAATATCTGCGGGCAATTGGAAACTTCAAATCATATCTTTTTCTCTTGTGTAATGGCGAAATTCCTGTGGACTTGTTTTAAAGAAGCACTGGGTTGGGATCGGATACCTAGGGACTGGCAGAATTACCTAGATAATTGGGTTCCCCTGGGGGTGAAGGACCATAACTCCAAGCTCTTTCTCTCTACCATTGCTCTCTGGACGCTGTGGACCTCCAGAAACAAACGGATGATTGAAAGGAAATTCCCACGGAATCCCACTGCACTCCTGTTTAAATTCAACATGTTTATGCAGAAATGGAAGGTCCTGCTGCGGAGCAACGA
This window contains:
- the LOC120695385 gene encoding uncharacterized protein LOC120695385, with translation MDRGDNYGGGQRRGFGEDRRGGRFQEEGDRRMGRFHGEEDREARREEELRCEWQLRDRMARNRKIYMMGDPRGFRDGDQAGKRRAMEPSELDRDNYQNSQRVRFQQTQSASHISVLDRIVGNRWEQNEKSELVSNKNAAESSRNGVCFRCRQEGHHQANCTNPPFCFNCKYIGHMAAKCLNNKECSMRLLGFGFPEQGYYCLKIPGAAKQQTNDQIGLIQVQSGDADADKIERELKNLIDNKWAWKLHNVPDPARNSEAVTLIAELAGEVMGVDEVSLIKAGPIRVKLRVRELARVKGHIEIFIEGVGYEIKFLPEQVKSKKTEPRDPSPPPKPDDNDSSEEDDEADGLSDFEGPGGEKVLEAIPLDIYDPTTEMLKHSADPDGQLSQENTGSIELLQGFDLSGRENPPSSHIEMDRAAVAEAAYKCQLEKKLRENHSLEGENLSLDTIDNEQRDTGPKSQGCELVGGNKEDNEEYHSDKNIGVGDEKIMTMFNDFIEKFDLKEIHRSGGKYTWTNKQEKPYYEQS